DNA sequence from the Candidatus Sulfuricurvum sp. RIFRC-1 genome:
TCCAACTCGGTGTTGATTTAAGCGATAAAGAGACGGAAGAGATCGAAACCTTCTTAAAAGCGCTAGAGGGTAAAAAACCGACCGTTGTTTATCCGATGTTGCCGGCTTCTACCACTAAAACACCTAAAGTAGATGTCGTTAATAACTGATTCACCACTCTCGTCATTCCCGCCTTCGTGGGAGTGACATCACTCACACGCGATCCCACGAAACTCTTCTCTGTATTTGTCGCACTCACTTTTCACTATTTGTAAAATATGCGGTTTTTTAGCTCCATCCAACCACTCTAATACTGTTCTCAGAGGAACCTCATCCATTGCCGTACATCCCGATGTAGGAGCTTTATTACTTTTGTTAAGATGGATAAAGATACACGAACCCCGGCCGCGCTGAGCCGATGCGTTATACCCGATGACTGCACCGTAGCGATAAACACCATCACTCCGGCGCATCACTTCATAACTGGAGGGGAGAGCACTTTTGTCATAAATACGGAGGATTTTGTTATAGCGCGAATCATTGACGTCATCCACACAGTAGAGATTTTCATCCGCATGCCAATAAGGAAGTTTAAACGTCGTATTGTGGTCGTACCCGAAAGTCGATGTTATGGGAAATAAACCGGCAGGTGATCTGCCGTCTCCCTCATTCTTGAGCGGTTCTTTGAATGCAACGTATCCTAAACCGCTTCGACCTAAAGTAACGGGGATTTTATCTCCGATTTTAACCCACATATTTTGCTTTTCATACCTCTGCAAGGAAGCGCTGGTCGCGTTTAGCTCCGGTGTAAGAACAACTATAAGTTGCTGCGATGCAAAGAGCGCAGAGAGCGCACAGGAAAGGAAGAGGGTAAAAATTATTTTCAACATATCATCGTTCTTAGTTTATTTTAAAGTTAGGTAGTATAGCATATAGAAAATTTGGCAGAGTGAGGCACTTGATGAGTATTACGGTTCGTAAAGCATCCGAGGCGGATATTGACATCATTGCTCAAGCATTACTGGAGAGTTCACGGGGAGGGAAGAGAATCGGGTTATTTGATCTGGTGTTCAATACCTCAGACAATGATCTCCTCCTCAAACATCTGAAAAATCTATCCCTGACTACGACCAAAAGCTATTGCCATTTTTCGAATTTTTTTATCGCTGCTGTCGGAGGGACAACCGTTGGAACAATTTGCGGATATGAACCCCGTATTGCAACCCATGAAATCTTTTCCAAAGCACTCGAAGAGATCGGGTTTGATGAAACCTATCACGAACGGATCGCAGCCTATTTGCTGTGTGAGGGTGAAGTGGACAATAAAACCTTTGTATTGGATTTTATGCTGATTAAACCCGAATTTAAAAGTTTTGACGCTTTTAAAGAACTCATCGGAAAAAGTATGCTCACTGCACGTCTCAAAGGGTACCGAAAAGTTCAAACCTCCGTCGAGATCGGTTCCGTTGAAACCGAGATGATTTATAAAAAACTCGGGTTTACTGTGATCGATGAAAAACGGAGTGAATACTACAAAGAGCAATTCGACCGTGCCGGTATTATGCGGCTTCAAATGATATTGTAACCGCTAATAGTCTTGGGCATACCGCCGATAGAGTAGCCGTCGGGATGTATTCCGATGGCGTTTAAAAGGATTTAAAATAGAATATGGAATTTTAGGGTTACTCCCTCCGCTTATTGCCATCTTCCTTGCTTTTTTTAGCCGTTCTGTATTTATCGCATTGGCTATGGCCGTGATCGTAGGTGAAGTTATTATTGCTGATTTTCACCCTCTCAATGCTGTTTTTCTGACATTAGAGCGTTTTGGTGCCCTGCTCAGTGAAGGGTGGGTTCTTAAAACCCTCGCTTTTGCGATCATGGTCGGTTCCGTTATGGCTCTCATCGAGCGTAGCGGCGGAGTCAACGGGCTGGTCCATGAACTGAGTGTAAAGCGTTCATGGGTCAAAAGCAAACGGGGCGCTCTGATGCCGAGCTTTATTGCCGGTATCGTCGTTTTTATCGAATCTTCTATCACTTCACTTGTCGCCGGAGCCATCGGCCGGCCCTTTTGCGACCGTCACGGTATTTCACGTGCCAAACTGGCATTCGTTTGCGATTCTACCTCCGCACCGGTGTGTTCACTCATCCCCCTGAACGGATGGGGAGCACTGCTGCTCGGTCTTATCGGGGGGCAAATTACAGCAGGCCTGATCGCGGGTGAAAGCGCTACTTGGCTGGTTCAATCGATCGCTTTTAA
Encoded proteins:
- a CDS encoding L,D-transpeptidase family protein — translated: MLKIIFTLFLSCALSALFASQQLIVVLTPELNATSASLQRYEKQNMWVKIGDKIPVTLGRSGLGYVAFKEPLKNEGDGRSPAGLFPITSTFGYDHNTTFKLPYWHADENLYCVDDVNDSRYNKILRIYDKSALPSSYEVMRRSDGVYRYGAVIGYNASAQRGRGSCIFIHLNKSNKAPTSGCTAMDEVPLRTVLEWLDGAKKPHILQIVKSECDKYREEFRGIACE